The window GGACATCGAAGCGTACGCCCCCGAGTTGTTCGCGGGCCTCCGCGCGATGCACGACTGCGGCATCGCGCACGGCGACCTCCGCGGAGAGAACGTCCTCGTCTCCGACGGCGAGCTCTACTTCATCGACGCGACGAACGTCCGCGAGGGCCGAGAGGCCGCGGCGCGCGCGTACGACCTCGCCTGTGCGCTCGCCGTGCTCGAACCGCTCGTCGGCGCGACGGTCGCCGTCGCGGCCGCCCGCGAGCACTACGACGCCAGCGACCTCCTCGACGCCTGGGAGTTCCTCGACTTCGTGAACATCCGGCCCGACCACGACTTCGACGCGGGCGCGCTGAAAGGCGAAATCGAGGCCGCCGCCGAGTAGGGTGAAGTCCCTATCTTTTTACTCCCAGACCGCGCAGGTTTTGCCGAGATGAGTACCTACAAACACTACATCGACGGCGAGTGGGTGTCGGGCGACGGCGCGGAGACGTTCGCGAGCACGAACCCCGCGACCGGCGAAACACTCGGCGAGTTCGACCGCGCCACCGACGCCGACGTGGACGCCGCCATCGACGCCGCAAACAACGCCGAAAACACGTGGCAGGCGCTCTCCTACATCGACCGCGCCGAATACCTCTGGGACATCTACCACGAACTCCGCGACCGCCACCACGAACTCGGCCAAATCGTCACCAAAGAATGCGGAAAAGAGATCTCCGAGGGAAAAGCGGACGTCACCGAAGCCTGGCATATGGTCGAGTGGGCCGCCGGCAACGCCCGCCACCCACACGGCGACGTCGTCCCCTCCGAAATCCCGTCGAAGGACGCCTACATGCGCCGCAAACCCCGCGGCACCGTCGGCTGCATCACCCCCTGGAACTTCCCCGTCGCCATCCCCTTCTGGCACATGGCCGTCAGCCTCGTCGAAGGCAACACCGTCGTCTGGAAACCCGCCGAACAAACCCCCTGGTGCGGCCAAATCATCGCCGAAATGTTCGACGACGCCGATATTCCCGACGGCGTGTTCAACATGGTGCAGGGCTTCGGCGACGCCGGCGCGCGCATCGTCGACGACAACGGCATCGACACCGTCCTCTTCACCGGAAGCGCCGAGGTCGGCCACGAAATCGCCTCCAAAGTCGGCGGTGAACCCGGCAAACTCGCCGCCTGCGAAATGGGTGGAAAAAACGGCATCGTCATCACCGAAAAAGCAGACCTCGACGTCGCCGTGCACTCCGCGGTGATGAGTTCGTTCAAGACCACCGGCCAGCGCTGCGTCTCCAGCGAACGCCTCATCGTCCACGAGGACGTCTACGAGGAGTTCAAAGAGCGGTTTGTCGAGCAAGCGAAACAGGTCGCGGTCGGCGATCCGCTCGACGACGCGACGTTCATGGGGCCCGCCATCGAATCCGAGCACGTCGAGAAAATCAAGACGGGGAACGAGCGCGCGCGCGAGGAGGGCGCGCGCGTGCTCGTCGACCGCACCAGCCTTGACGCCGCGGAGATTCCGGATGGCCACGAGGACGGGAACTGGGTGGGGCCGTTCGTCTACGAAATCGATTACGCGCCGGATCTCGAGTGTATTCGGGAGGAAGTGTTCGGGCCGCACGTGGCGCTGATCGAATACTCGGGTGGTATCGAGCGCGGGGTTGAAATCCACAACGACACGCCCTACGGATTGGCGGGCGCGGTGATCAGTGAGGACTACCGCCAGATCAACTACTTCCGCGATAACGCCGAGGTTGGATTGGCGTACGGGAACTTGCCGTGTATTGGGGCGGAAGTTCATCTGCCGTTCGGCGGGGTGAAGAAGTCGGGGAACGGGTATCCGAGCGCCCGGGAAGTTATTGAGGCCGTCACTGAACGCACCGCCTGGACGCTCAACAATTCGAAGGATATCGAGATGGCCCAGGGGCTCTCAGCGGACATCAAAACCGAAGACGACTAACGGTTCTCTCGACGGTTTTCTTCTTTCGCTGGTTCGACAAACCCCGGTGTCGAACACCAGCGCATGATTGCGCGTGTCTGGTACGGGTACACGGCGCCGGAGTCGGCGGACGAGTACGAGGCGTTCGTGACCGAGGAGGTGCTTCCGAACGCGGAATCCGGTATCGCGGGCTGTCTCGGCGGCGAGGTGTTGCGGCGGTCGCTGGACGGGGAGGTGGAGTTCGTGACGGTGATTCGGTTCGCGGACTACGACGCCGTCGAGTCGTTCGCGGGCGAGGAGTACGAGACAGCGCACGTTCCCGAGCGGGCGC is drawn from Salarchaeum sp. JOR-1 and contains these coding sequences:
- a CDS encoding aldehyde dehydrogenase family protein — encoded protein: MSTYKHYIDGEWVSGDGAETFASTNPATGETLGEFDRATDADVDAAIDAANNAENTWQALSYIDRAEYLWDIYHELRDRHHELGQIVTKECGKEISEGKADVTEAWHMVEWAAGNARHPHGDVVPSEIPSKDAYMRRKPRGTVGCITPWNFPVAIPFWHMAVSLVEGNTVVWKPAEQTPWCGQIIAEMFDDADIPDGVFNMVQGFGDAGARIVDDNGIDTVLFTGSAEVGHEIASKVGGEPGKLAACEMGGKNGIVITEKADLDVAVHSAVMSSFKTTGQRCVSSERLIVHEDVYEEFKERFVEQAKQVAVGDPLDDATFMGPAIESEHVEKIKTGNERAREEGARVLVDRTSLDAAEIPDGHEDGNWVGPFVYEIDYAPDLECIREEVFGPHVALIEYSGGIERGVEIHNDTPYGLAGAVISEDYRQINYFRDNAEVGLAYGNLPCIGAEVHLPFGGVKKSGNGYPSAREVIEAVTERTAWTLNNSKDIEMAQGLSADIKTEDD
- a CDS encoding antibiotic biosynthesis monooxygenase; the protein is MIARVWYGYTAPESADEYEAFVTEEVLPNAESGIAGCLGGEVLRRSLDGEVEFVTVIRFADYDAVESFAGEEYETAHVPERARALLSRWDEEVAHYEVV